The Terriglobales bacterium genome window below encodes:
- a CDS encoding M28 family peptidase has translation MRQPACLLLIFMISAVPTVVLAQTAKPSAINPPTANGKAATVKKSAASGPHSGLPAGVAASMDSISGDRIREHIRFLSHDLLEGRGTGARGGDIAGQYIATQFALMGLEPAGDNGTFLQKVPMVGLTAQPETKFAIVHDGQEIELKAGEEYVATDETQNPSSDIDADLVFVGYGIDAPEYKWNDYKDVDLKGKVLVMVTNEPPSDDPKFFTGKALTYYGRWTYKFEEAARKGAVAVLLIHKEGFDPYGWDVVRNSWSGEQSRLSGDEDPKLKAAARIHESVGRKIASLAGQDFDDWLKKIASPDFRPIPLPVRLKAHMVTKVRPFESNNVVAMLPGSDKKRKDEAVMYTAHYDHLGIHPDQPGDNIYNGAMDNASGCGIIMEIARAFAYAPQRPARSVLFVSVTAEEQGLLGSKYFGMHPPIPAGKIALDLNYDDVPARGVPEETEVVGSERTNFYPVVQETAKQFGLTIIPDSHPDAGHYYRSDHFSMARVGVPSFSINEGMKYQGHTREWGLEQADYYTKNNYHQPSDELRPDMDFRGEAIMARFGLALGWKAANLPQLPAWQHGDEFEAARLKSH, from the coding sequence ATGCGTCAACCTGCATGTTTGCTGCTGATCTTCATGATTTCTGCTGTTCCAACGGTTGTTCTGGCCCAGACTGCAAAGCCATCGGCTATAAACCCGCCAACTGCAAACGGAAAGGCCGCCACTGTAAAGAAGAGCGCTGCGAGTGGTCCACATTCCGGCCTGCCCGCTGGCGTTGCTGCGTCCATGGATTCCATCAGCGGCGACCGCATCCGCGAGCACATACGTTTTCTCTCGCATGACCTGCTGGAAGGGCGCGGCACCGGCGCGCGCGGAGGCGATATTGCCGGGCAGTACATCGCCACGCAATTTGCTCTCATGGGCCTCGAGCCCGCCGGGGATAACGGCACTTTTCTGCAAAAGGTGCCCATGGTGGGACTGACCGCGCAGCCCGAGACCAAGTTTGCCATCGTGCATGACGGCCAGGAAATAGAGCTGAAGGCGGGCGAAGAGTATGTTGCCACCGATGAGACCCAGAATCCCAGCAGCGATATTGACGCCGACCTTGTTTTCGTCGGCTATGGCATTGATGCTCCCGAGTACAAATGGAACGACTATAAAGATGTTGACCTCAAAGGCAAAGTGCTTGTGATGGTGACCAACGAACCGCCTTCCGATGATCCCAAGTTTTTCACCGGCAAGGCGCTCACTTATTATGGGCGCTGGACATACAAATTCGAAGAAGCTGCCCGTAAAGGTGCGGTCGCAGTTTTGCTCATCCATAAAGAAGGCTTTGATCCTTATGGTTGGGACGTAGTGCGCAACTCCTGGTCGGGCGAACAATCGCGTCTGAGCGGAGATGAGGACCCCAAGTTGAAAGCTGCTGCCCGCATTCACGAGAGCGTGGGCCGCAAGATCGCATCGCTCGCCGGGCAGGATTTTGATGATTGGCTTAAGAAAATCGCTTCTCCCGATTTTCGTCCTATTCCGCTGCCCGTGCGGTTGAAAGCGCATATGGTGACCAAGGTGCGCCCTTTCGAGTCGAACAATGTTGTGGCCATGCTTCCCGGCTCCGACAAGAAAAGAAAAGACGAGGCCGTTATGTATACCGCCCACTACGACCACTTGGGAATTCATCCTGACCAGCCCGGCGACAACATCTACAACGGCGCCATGGATAACGCCTCCGGCTGCGGCATCATCATGGAAATTGCCCGCGCCTTTGCCTATGCGCCGCAGCGGCCGGCGCGGTCTGTCTTATTTGTCTCCGTGACCGCCGAGGAGCAAGGTTTGCTGGGCTCAAAATATTTTGGGATGCATCCCCCGATTCCTGCCGGCAAGATCGCGTTGGACCTGAACTATGATGACGTTCCCGCACGAGGTGTGCCGGAAGAGACTGAAGTCGTGGGTTCTGAGCGCACCAACTTTTATCCCGTCGTGCAGGAGACTGCAAAACAATTCGGATTGACCATCATCCCCGACTCTCATCCCGATGCCGGACATTACTACCGCTCCGATCATTTCAGCATGGCGCGCGTGGGTGTTCCTTCGTTCTCCATCAACGAAGGCATGAAATACCAGGGACACACCCGCGAGTGGGGCTTGGAGCAGGCCGACTACTACACCAAGAACAACTATCATCAGCCCAGCGACGAGCTGCGTCCCGACATGGATTTCCGCGGCGAGGCCATCATGGC